One stretch of Pseudoxanthomonas sp. Root65 DNA includes these proteins:
- the ubiE gene encoding bifunctional demethylmenaquinone methyltransferase/2-methoxy-6-polyprenyl-1,4-benzoquinol methylase UbiE, giving the protein MSESPYERGTTHFGFRDVAAKDKQKLVGEVFTSVAGKYDLMNDLMSLGIHRVWKRYFVSTCQVKRGDRVLDLAGGTGDIAALLKERVGETGQIVLGDINAGMLSVGRDRMTDRGVVQGLEYVQCNAEALPFPDASFDLVTIAFGLRNVTDKEAALREMHRVLKVGGQARVLEFSEVTVDWFKPVYDFHSFKVLPKLGQLFAQDAGSYQYLAESIRQHPPQAELQGMMDAAGFARTSFKNLSAGIVAIHTGYKV; this is encoded by the coding sequence ATGAGCGAATCCCCCTACGAACGCGGCACCACCCATTTCGGCTTCCGCGATGTCGCCGCCAAGGACAAGCAGAAGCTGGTCGGCGAGGTCTTCACCTCGGTCGCCGGCAAGTACGATCTGATGAACGACCTGATGAGCCTGGGCATCCACCGGGTCTGGAAGCGCTACTTCGTCAGCACCTGCCAGGTGAAGCGCGGCGACCGCGTGCTGGACTTGGCCGGCGGCACCGGCGATATCGCCGCGTTGCTGAAGGAGCGCGTGGGCGAGACGGGCCAGATCGTGCTGGGCGACATCAACGCCGGCATGCTGTCGGTCGGCCGCGACCGCATGACCGACCGCGGCGTGGTGCAGGGCCTGGAATACGTGCAGTGCAACGCCGAGGCGCTGCCGTTCCCCGATGCGAGCTTCGACCTGGTGACCATCGCCTTCGGGTTGCGCAATGTCACCGACAAGGAAGCCGCGCTGCGCGAGATGCATCGCGTGCTGAAGGTCGGCGGCCAGGCGCGGGTGCTGGAGTTCTCGGAGGTGACCGTGGACTGGTTCAAGCCGGTCTACGACTTCCACTCGTTCAAGGTCCTGCCGAAGCTGGGCCAGCTGTTCGCGCAGGACGCCGGCAGCTACCAGTACCTGGCCGAGAGCATCCGCCAGCATCCGCCGCAGGCCGAACTGCAGGGGATGATGGACGCAGCCGGCTTCGCCCGGACCAGTTTCAAGAACCTGTCCGCCGGCATCGTGGCCATCCATACCGGCTACAAGGTCTGA
- a CDS encoding DUF484 family protein has protein sequence MSETAEKLGAHEVAAWLRRHPTFLKQFPDLALSMVVPRDEGPTASLASYQLEVLRDKNRELSKRLGDLFANAQENERLAVRTHQLALTLMKQGTAADTVRAMAASLAEDFNGDRVSIVLLQPIAGLEEGEWLQVVPADNPHMAPFRDCLRDGEPICGRLQPEKHVLLYGSRAEEVASSALLPLPGIGLVAVGSRDGNRFYPGMGTLFLRMMGDTLVTALKRFDG, from the coding sequence ATGAGCGAGACAGCGGAAAAACTGGGTGCGCACGAGGTCGCGGCGTGGCTGCGGCGGCATCCGACGTTCCTGAAGCAGTTCCCGGACCTGGCGCTGAGCATGGTGGTGCCGCGCGACGAAGGTCCGACGGCATCGCTGGCCAGCTATCAGCTGGAAGTGCTGCGCGACAAGAACCGCGAACTTTCCAAGCGCCTGGGCGACCTGTTCGCCAATGCGCAGGAGAACGAGCGCCTGGCCGTGCGCACCCACCAGCTGGCGCTGACGTTGATGAAGCAGGGCACCGCCGCCGACACCGTGCGTGCGATGGCGGCCTCGCTGGCCGAGGACTTCAACGGCGACCGCGTCAGCATCGTGCTGTTGCAGCCTATCGCCGGCCTGGAGGAAGGCGAGTGGTTGCAGGTGGTGCCGGCGGACAATCCGCACATGGCGCCGTTCCGCGACTGCCTGCGCGACGGCGAGCCGATCTGCGGGCGCCTGCAGCCGGAAAAGCACGTGCTGCTGTACGGGTCGCGTGCCGAGGAAGTCGCATCGTCCGCGTTGCTGCCGCTGCCCGGCATCGGCCTGGTCGCCGTCGGCAGCCGTGACGGCAACCGCTTCTATCCCGGCATGGGCACGCTATTCCTGCGCATGATGGGCGACACCCTGGTGACGGCGTTGAAGCGGTTCGATGGTTGA
- the hslV gene encoding ATP-dependent protease subunit HslV produces the protein MDPSQNPHVFHATTILSVRRNGHVAVAGDGQVTLGHTVMKGNARKVRRLGRDGQVLAGFAGAAADAFTLFELFEAKLEKHGQLTRAAVELAKDWRTERRLGKLEALLAVADKETSLIISGTGDVIEPEDGIIAIGSGGSYALSAARALLAHTELDAKSIAVESLNIAGDICIYTNRNVVVEEL, from the coding sequence ATGGACCCCAGCCAGAATCCCCACGTCTTCCACGCCACTACCATCCTGTCCGTGCGCCGCAACGGCCATGTCGCCGTTGCCGGCGATGGCCAGGTGACGCTGGGCCATACGGTGATGAAGGGCAATGCGCGCAAGGTGCGCCGGCTCGGCCGCGATGGCCAGGTGCTGGCGGGCTTCGCCGGCGCGGCTGCCGATGCGTTCACCCTGTTCGAGCTGTTCGAGGCCAAGCTGGAAAAGCACGGCCAGCTGACCCGTGCCGCGGTCGAGCTGGCGAAGGACTGGCGCACCGAACGCCGCCTCGGCAAGCTCGAAGCGCTGCTCGCGGTCGCCGACAAGGAAACCTCGCTGATCATCAGCGGCACCGGCGACGTGATCGAGCCCGAGGACGGCATCATCGCCATCGGTTCCGGCGGCTCCTATGCGCTGTCCGCCGCGCGCGCGCTGCTTGCACACACCGAGCTGGACGCGAAGTCCATCGCGGTGGAGTCGCTGAACATCGCCGGCGACATCTGCATCTACACCAACCGCAATGTGGTGGTGGAGGAGCTCTAG
- the hslU gene encoding ATP-dependent protease ATPase subunit HslU translates to MPTPDTSAHTMTPREIVQELDRHIVGQQAAKRAVAIALRNRWRRMQLDDGLRNEVMPKNILLIGPTGVGKTEIARRLATLANAPFVKVEATRFTEVGYVGKDVEQIVRDLADTAVKMYREQAKARMRTQAEERAEERILDALLPRREAAGGNGFGFGAATTTVDIGAEPSSKESETRQKLRRQLRNGDLDEREIELELAANVGVDIMTPPGMEEMGQQLRQMFSNLGGAKTHKRTVTIKAARPQLIEEEAAKLVNEDDIRAAAIESCEQHGIVFIDEIDKVAKRSGTMSGADVSREGVQRDLLPLVEGSNVSTKYGTVKTDHILFIASGAFHLAKPSDLIPELQGRFPIRVELSALSKEDFIRILTEPKAALSKQYVELMKTEGVALSFTDDAIDRLAEIAALVNERQENIGARRLHTVLERLLDTLSYEAPDRDGQSVVIDRAYVDAHLGELVQDPDLSRYIL, encoded by the coding sequence ATGCCCACACCAGACACCTCCGCCCACACCATGACCCCGCGCGAGATCGTGCAGGAACTCGACCGCCACATCGTCGGCCAGCAGGCCGCCAAGCGCGCGGTCGCCATCGCGCTGCGCAATCGCTGGCGTCGCATGCAGCTCGATGACGGGCTGCGCAACGAGGTGATGCCGAAGAACATCCTGCTGATCGGCCCGACCGGCGTCGGCAAAACCGAGATCGCGCGCCGGCTGGCGACGCTGGCCAACGCGCCGTTCGTGAAGGTCGAGGCCACGCGCTTCACCGAGGTCGGCTACGTGGGCAAGGATGTCGAGCAGATCGTCCGCGACCTGGCCGACACGGCGGTGAAGATGTACCGCGAACAGGCCAAGGCGCGCATGCGCACCCAGGCCGAGGAGCGTGCGGAAGAACGGATCCTCGACGCCCTGCTGCCGCGCCGCGAGGCGGCCGGCGGCAACGGCTTCGGTTTCGGCGCCGCCACGACCACCGTCGACATCGGTGCCGAGCCGTCCTCGAAGGAATCCGAGACGCGGCAGAAGCTGCGCCGCCAGTTGCGCAACGGCGACCTGGACGAGCGCGAGATCGAACTGGAACTGGCCGCCAACGTCGGCGTGGACATCATGACGCCGCCGGGCATGGAGGAGATGGGCCAGCAGCTGCGGCAGATGTTCTCGAACCTGGGCGGCGCCAAGACCCACAAGCGCACCGTGACCATCAAGGCCGCGCGCCCGCAGCTGATCGAGGAAGAGGCCGCCAAGCTGGTCAACGAGGACGACATCCGCGCCGCCGCCATCGAATCGTGCGAGCAGCACGGCATCGTCTTCATCGACGAGATCGACAAGGTCGCCAAGCGCAGCGGCACCATGAGCGGCGCCGACGTCAGCCGCGAAGGCGTGCAGCGCGACCTGCTGCCGCTGGTCGAAGGCAGCAACGTGTCGACCAAGTACGGCACGGTGAAGACCGACCACATCCTGTTCATCGCCTCGGGCGCGTTCCACCTGGCCAAGCCCAGCGACCTGATTCCCGAGCTGCAGGGCCGCTTCCCGATCCGCGTGGAGCTGTCCGCGCTGAGCAAGGAGGACTTCATCCGCATCCTCACCGAGCCGAAGGCCGCGCTGAGCAAGCAGTACGTGGAGCTGATGAAGACCGAAGGCGTGGCGCTGAGTTTCACCGACGATGCCATCGACCGCCTCGCCGAGATCGCCGCGCTGGTCAACGAACGCCAGGAAAACATCGGCGCCCGCCGCCTGCACACCGTGCTGGAACGGCTGCTGGATACGCTGAGCTACGAGGCGCCCGATCGCGACGGCCAGAGCGTCGTCATCGACCGCGCCTACGTCGATGCGCATCTCGGCGAACTGGTGCAGGACCCCGACCTGAGCCGCTACATCCTGTAG
- a CDS encoding nucleoside deaminase — MSTSPDYRALLETAISEARQGLAEGGIPIGAALYHQDGRLLGCGHNRRVQEGDPSVHGETDAFRKAGRQRRYRDTIMVTTLAPCWYCSGLVRQFNIGTVVVGESVTFQGGIEWLRESGVNVIDLQSQECITLLGDYIRANPDVWNEDIGED, encoded by the coding sequence ATGAGCACTTCTCCCGATTACCGTGCCCTCCTGGAAACCGCAATCAGTGAAGCGCGGCAAGGCCTCGCCGAAGGCGGCATCCCGATCGGCGCGGCGCTGTACCACCAGGACGGGCGCCTGCTCGGCTGCGGCCACAATCGCCGCGTGCAGGAAGGCGATCCCTCCGTGCATGGCGAAACCGATGCCTTCCGCAAGGCCGGCCGCCAGCGCCGCTACCGCGACACGATCATGGTCACCACCCTGGCCCCGTGCTGGTACTGCAGCGGCCTGGTGCGCCAGTTCAACATCGGCACCGTGGTGGTCGGCGAATCGGTGACCTTCCAGGGCGGCATCGAGTGGCTGCGCGAATCCGGCGTCAACGTCATCGACCTGCAGAGCCAGGAATGCATCACCCTGCTCGGCGACTACATCCGCGCCAACCCCGACGTGTGGAACGAGGATATCGGCGAGGATTGA
- the dapF gene encoding diaminopimelate epimerase has product MRFTKMHGAGNDFVVLDLRDGLSPPDAALAAALADRHRGVGCDQILTIEPPRSPDAVAAYRIWNSDGSPSQQCGNGARCVAAWLVRDGAAHGDTFAVDSPLATHAVERIGDDRYAIAMGVPEFVPARIPLQGFDQPRAEYDADVDEGLRLRFGAVSMGNPHAVIEVPSVDAAPVQHYGPLLQRARHFPESVNVGFAEVVARDRVRLRVYERGVGETLACGSGACAAAAVLIRRGRVDRDVTIALPGGELRIRWPSDDAPVIMSGPAAFVFEGEWTA; this is encoded by the coding sequence ATGCGTTTCACCAAGATGCACGGGGCCGGCAACGATTTCGTCGTGCTGGACCTGCGCGATGGCCTGTCGCCCCCCGACGCCGCGCTGGCCGCGGCGCTGGCCGACCGGCACCGCGGCGTGGGCTGTGACCAGATCCTGACCATCGAGCCGCCGCGCAGTCCCGACGCCGTCGCGGCGTACCGCATCTGGAACTCCGACGGTTCGCCCTCGCAGCAGTGCGGCAACGGTGCACGTTGCGTGGCGGCCTGGCTGGTGCGGGATGGCGCCGCCCACGGCGACACCTTTGCGGTCGACAGTCCGCTGGCCACGCATGCGGTGGAACGCATCGGCGATGACCGCTATGCCATCGCCATGGGCGTGCCCGAGTTCGTGCCGGCCCGCATTCCGCTGCAGGGCTTCGATCAGCCGCGCGCCGAGTACGACGCCGACGTGGACGAGGGCCTCCGGCTGCGCTTCGGCGCGGTGTCGATGGGCAATCCGCATGCGGTGATCGAAGTGCCTTCCGTCGATGCCGCCCCGGTGCAGCATTACGGCCCGCTGCTGCAGCGGGCGCGGCACTTCCCGGAATCGGTCAATGTCGGCTTCGCCGAAGTGGTCGCGCGCGACCGTGTGCGCCTGCGTGTCTACGAGCGTGGTGTCGGCGAGACGCTGGCCTGCGGCAGCGGTGCGTGTGCGGCCGCGGCCGTGCTGATCCGTCGCGGCCGCGTGGACCGTGACGTGACCATCGCGCTGCCCGGTGGCGAACTGCGCATCCGCTGGCCGTCCGACGACGCGCCGGTCATCATGTCCGGGCCGGCGGCATTCGTATTCGAAGGGGAATGGACAGCATGA
- the xerC gene encoding tyrosine recombinase XerC produces the protein MYTVADFLAHLEVERRVSAHTLDAYRRDLAALTDWAQAQHITDPADVQAEQLRGFVASEHRRGLSPKSLQRRLSACRSFYQWLLKHGRIAASPAAALRAPKAPRKLPQVLDADEAVRLVEVPTDAPLGRRDRALLELFYSSGLRLSELCALRWRDLDMAGGMVTVLGKGNKERKVPVGSHARNALVEWRQERPSGNEAFVFPGRGEGPISQRAVQIRIKQLAQRQGLFKHVHPHMLRHSFASHILESSGDLRGVQELLGHADIATTQIYTHLDFQHLAKVYDAAHPRARRKSEK, from the coding sequence ATGTATACCGTCGCCGACTTCCTTGCCCATCTCGAGGTCGAGCGCCGTGTCTCCGCGCATACGCTGGATGCGTATCGCCGTGATCTCGCCGCGTTGACGGACTGGGCGCAAGCCCAGCACATCACGGACCCGGCGGACGTGCAGGCCGAGCAGCTGCGCGGCTTCGTCGCCAGCGAGCACCGGCGCGGCCTGTCGCCGAAGAGCCTGCAGCGTCGCCTGTCTGCCTGCCGCAGTTTCTACCAGTGGCTGCTCAAGCATGGCCGCATCGCCGCCAGTCCTGCCGCGGCGCTGCGCGCACCCAAGGCGCCGCGCAAGCTGCCGCAGGTGCTGGATGCGGATGAAGCCGTCAGGCTGGTCGAGGTGCCGACCGATGCGCCGCTGGGCAGGCGCGACCGCGCCCTGCTGGAGCTGTTCTATTCCTCTGGCCTGCGCCTGAGCGAACTGTGCGCACTGCGCTGGCGCGACCTCGACATGGCCGGCGGTATGGTCACCGTGCTGGGCAAGGGCAACAAGGAGCGCAAGGTGCCGGTCGGTTCGCATGCGCGCAACGCATTGGTGGAATGGCGGCAGGAGCGGCCGTCGGGCAACGAGGCCTTCGTGTTCCCCGGCCGTGGCGAGGGACCCATCTCGCAGCGCGCCGTGCAGATCCGCATCAAGCAGCTCGCGCAGCGACAGGGGCTGTTCAAGCACGTGCATCCGCATATGCTGCGGCACAGTTTCGCCAGCCACATCCTGGAATCCTCTGGCGACCTGCGCGGCGTGCAGGAACTGCTCGGCCACGCCGATATCGCCACCACGCAGATCTACACACACCTGGACTTCCAGCACCTGGCCAAGGTCTACGACGCCGCGCATCCGCGGGCGAGGCGGAAGAGCGAGAAGTGA
- a CDS encoding zinc ribbon domain-containing protein YjdM: MSKLPPCPQCQSEYSYEDGGQLVCPECGHEWSADAPAPGDDVRIIKDANGNLLQDGDTVTVIKDLKVKGSSLVVKVGTKVKNIRLVDGDHDIDCRIDGIGAMKLKSEFVRKA, from the coding sequence ATGTCGAAGCTGCCGCCGTGTCCCCAATGCCAGTCCGAGTACAGCTACGAGGACGGCGGCCAACTGGTCTGCCCGGAGTGCGGCCATGAGTGGTCGGCCGATGCGCCGGCTCCCGGCGACGACGTGCGCATCATCAAGGACGCCAACGGCAACCTGCTGCAGGACGGCGACACCGTCACCGTCATCAAGGACCTGAAGGTCAAGGGCTCGTCGCTGGTGGTGAAGGTCGGCACCAAGGTCAAGAACATCCGTCTGGTCGACGGCGACCACGACATCGACTGCAGGATCGACGGCATCGGCGCGATGAAGCTCAAGTCGGAGTTCGTGCGCAAGGCCTAA